In the genome of Pangasianodon hypophthalmus isolate fPanHyp1 chromosome 23, fPanHyp1.pri, whole genome shotgun sequence, one region contains:
- the cdca7b gene encoding cell division cycle-associated 7-like protein: MCTRMKKALVDIFEGPSDEEEFPGFGGASSGQFSEESRDSLHSQTSWKPVLRFKSKFITEELAQVFMDTDSEGEFEGFSKEESSLRNSWMSPIDYEAEEDSDDIGFYSDDDGSAPQKRRSSGLCVAFRFPARRRSTRESTVPKKSGVSLNRNQPAERSRKRRGGSADPPVAQKSRKVEKRSKVTNNDSEEEEKEEDEEEEEEEEEEVKLTEADVQILSQRAKNIQENKAMLAKLFADLTSLPELSRKTMPMKKKKQQSPRKRVSEVQSERRNPSRKARPPEHFGLEQEPVVAAKPRKSVEFNLKKLMEIDEGLRVNRDTPRRKSRKRSSVRMPEDITEEELDNVADRAKDKILDKENGSTCHQCRQKTLDTKTECRNPYCQGVKGQFCGPCLRNRYGEDVRTALLDPTWECPLCRGVCNCSLCRKRDGRCATGALTHLAKYYGYNNVKEYLESLQKDLD, translated from the exons ATGTGCACAAGAATGAAG AAAGCCTTGGTGGACATATTTGAAGGCCCGAGTGACGAGGAGGAGTTTCCTGGTTTCGGAGGTGCTTCTTCGGGGCAGTTCTCTGAGGAGAGTCGAGACAGCCTCCACTCCCAGACCTCATGGAAGCCG GTTCTTCGCTTTAAATCTAAATTCATAACGGAAGAGCTGGCTCAGGTCTTCATGGACACGGACAGTGAAGGAGAGTTTGAAGGTTTCAGTAAAGAAGAGAGCTCTCTACGTAACAGCTGGATGAGCCCCATT GATTACGAGGCAGAGGAAGACAGTGATGACATTGGGTTTTATTCAGATGACGATGGTTCGGCCCCGCAAAAAAGGCGGAGCTCAGGATTGTGTGTCGCGTTCAGGTTTCCTGCCAGAAGACGCTCCACCCGAGAAAGCACCGTGCCAAAGAAATCCGGAGTTTCCCTGAACAGAAATCAGCCTGCGGAGAGAAGcagaaagaggagaggaggcAGTGCAGATCCACCTGTGGctcagaaaagcagaaaagttgAGAAAAGATCCAAAGTGACGAATAATGACtctgaggaagaggaaaaagaggaggatgaggaggaggaggaggaggaggaggaggaagtcaAACTAACTGAGGCAGATGTACAAATACTGAGTCAAAGGGCTAAGAATATTCAGGAGAATAAAGCAATG cttgCAAAGCTATTTGCAGACCTGACCTCTTTACCTGAACTCTCCCGAAAGACCATGCCCATG aagaagaaaaagcagcaGAGTCCAAGAAAGCGTGTGTCTGAAGTACAGAGTGAGAGGCGGAACCCAAGCCGCAAAGCCAGACCCCCTGAGCATTTCGGGCTCGAGCAAGAACCGGTTGTTGCTGCGAAACCAAGAAAGAGTGTAGAATTCAACCTGAAGAAACTGatggag ATTGATGAGGGGCTGCGTGTGAACAGAGACACACCAAGAAGAAAATCCAGGAAGCGCAGTTCTGTACGAATGCCAGAGGACATCACAGAGGAGGAGCTGGACAACGTGGCTGACCGCGCTAAAGACAAAATTCTTGATAAAGAAAAT GGCAGCACATGTCACCAGTGCAGACAGAAGACATTGGACACTAAGACTGAGTGCAGGAACCCGTACTGTCAGGGGGTCaaagggcagttctgtgggcccTGCTTGCGGAACCGCTACGGAGAGGACGTCCGTACAGCTCTGTTAGATCCG acatGGGAATGTCCTCTGTGTCGGGGTGTCTGTAACTGTAGCCTGTGCCGTAAACGGGATGGACGCTGTGCCACTGGTGCTCTTACTCACTTAGCCAAATATTATGGCTACAACAATGTCAAGGAATATCTAGAGAG tctGCAGAAGGATCTTGACTGA
- the sp4 gene encoding transcription factor Sp4 isoform X2, producing the protein MATDGGKSGGGEKGNKGKSSSQDAQPSPLALLAATCSKIGGVGGEGQAGVQQQIIIDPSQGLVQLQNAPQQLELLPAQFTGNGWQIIAASPATATTTVTKDNTQAPGLAAIATGTSVVPVDATPGRKVKSAGVNNASVAQQQQQQFQIIQVQNMPNSTGGIQYQVIPHLQTADGQQIQINPSNPTTLSVQPEQIQLINAANNQAILATPPRATSANVVSQNVTNQAIPVQIRPSFPLQLQTIQGTQAPVVTTIPINIGGVTLALPVINNVAAGGGSVQLLQSNDMNVANGSQLITTSVESTSGTTSLTTSVGGDSISADATALTSVSMTSDAEGQKDIRAQGGDSDSQSTAQSNGLQVSEQQAQVQQFHIVSHPVLQQIQIQQPQQQTQAQAQQQPQQLVQGSIQLQPAQTLQPLQQNVQLQAFQNPAQVLIRAPTLTPTGQISWQTVQVQNAGMAQQLTLAPVASSPSGGAFTQIAPLAIGGTPITLNTAQLASGTGVQTVNIAGLGTAGVQVQGVPLTIAGVQGQQQGQEGVKVQPSPVTVTVGSLTNASLNAVSPDQLGQAQSPSEQEGQPSKRLRRVACSCPNCRDGEGRNNNDPSKKKQHVCHMEGCGKVYGKTSHLRAHLRWHTGERPFVCNWIFCGKRFTRSDELQRHRRTHTGEKRFECPECSKRFMRSDHLSKHIKTHQGKKGGAALAILTTEDMEDDVEEALGSPRIVTVASISQDSDPATPTTSNNLEEEFE; encoded by the exons ATGGCGACAGACGGGGGGAAATCAGGTGGAGGTGAAAAGGGCAATAAAGGAAAATCATCATCCCAG GATGCACAGCCATCTCCTCTCGCTCTGCTTGCAGCCACATGCAGTAAGATAGGCGGCGTGGGCGGGGAGGGGCAGGCCGGCGTGCAGCAGCAGATCATCATCGACCCCAGCCAGGGGTTAGTGCAGCTCCAGAACGCTCCTCAGCAGCTGGAGCTTCTCCCGGCTCAGTTCACAGGAAACGGCTGGCAGATCATCGCCGCTTCGCCTGCCACAGCTACTACAACCGTAACCAAGGACAACACGCAGGCCCCTGGCTTGGCCGCCATTGCAACCGGGACAAGCGTGGTCCCTGTTGACGCCACGCCCGGGCGAAAGGTTAAATCGGCCGGTGTGAACAATGCGTCAGTCgcacaacagcaacagcagcaattTCAGATCATCCAGGTCCAAAACATGCCCAATTCCACAGGAGGGATTCAGTATCAGGTGATCCCACACTTACAGACCGCTGACGGTCAGCAGATCCAGATAAACCCCAGCAACCCGACCACTTTAAGCGTCCAGCCTGAGCAGATTCAACTCATTAACGCCGCTAACAACCAAGCCATCCTGGCCACGCCTCCAAGAGCCACGTCAGCCAATGTAGTTTCCCAGAATGTCACAAATCAGGCCATCCCTGTGCAGATTCGCCCCTCATTTCCGCTCCAGCTGCAGACCATTCAGGGCACACAAGCCCCCGTGGTCACTACGATACCCATAAATATTGGCGGCGTCACTTTGGCTCTGCCCGTCATCAACAATGTAGCTGCAGGAGGAGGATCGGTGCAGCTGCTGCAGTCAAACGACATGAACGTAGCGAACGGCAGCCAGTTGATCACGACCAGCGTGGAATCTACTTCCGGGACCACCAGCTTGACCACATCAGTGGGCGGAGACTCCATCTCTGCAGACGCTACAGCCTTAACTTCAGTGTCCATGACATCTGATGCAGAGGGGCAAAAAGACATACGGGCCCAGGGGGGCGATTCTGACAGCCAGAGCACGGCTCAGTCCAATGGGCTGCAAGTGTCCGAGCAGCAGGCCCAGGTGCAGCAGTTCCACATCGTCAGCCACCCGGTGCTGCAGCAGATCCAGATCCAGCAGCCGCAGCAGCAGACGCAGGCACAGGCACAACAACAGCCCCAGCAGCTGGTCCAGGGCTCCATCCAGTTGCAACCGGCGCAGACGCTGCAGCCGCTACAGCAGAACGTACAGCTGCAGGCCTTCCAGAACCCGGCACAGGTCTTGATCCGGGCGCCCACGCTCACACCAACCGGCCAGATCAGCTGGCAGACGGTGCAGGTCCAGAACGCAGGTATGGCTCAGCAGCTCACACTGGCTCCGGTAGCCTCCAGTCCGAGCGGTGGCGCATTCACACAGATCGCTCCTCTCGCCATCGGAGGAACGCCCATCACGCTGAACACGGCCCAGCTGGCCTCCGGGACAGGCGTCCAGACGGTCAACATTGCAGGGCTGGGCACCGCGGGGGTCCAGGTGCAGGGTGTCCCACTCACCATCGCCGGGGTGCAGG GCCAGCAGCAGGGTCAGGAGGGGGTTAAAGTCCAGCCCAGCCCGGTGACCGTCACTGTGGGGAGCTTAACCAACGCCAGTCTGAACGCAGTGAGTCCGGACCAGCTGGGGCAGGCACAGAGTCCATCAGAGCAGGAAGGTCAGCCAAGCAAGAGGCTGCGCAGGGTGGCCTGCTCCTGCCCCAACTGCAGAGACGGAGAGGGCAG AAACAACAACGACCCATCGAAAAAGAAGCAACACGTGTGTCACATGGAGGGCTGCGGGAAAGTCTACGGCAAGACGTCCCACCTGCGAGCTCACCTGCGCTGGCACACCGGGGAGAGGCCCTTCGTCTGCAACTGGATCTTCTGTGGAAAACGCTTCACGAGGAGCGACGAGCTTCAGCGGCACCGCAGGACACACACGG GTGAGAAGAGATTCGAGTGTCCGGAATGTTCTAAGAGATTCATGAGGAGCGACCACCTGTCGAAGCACATCAAAACCCACCAGGGCAAAAAAGGAGGCGCTGCGCTGGCCATCCTCACCACCGAGGACATGGAGGACGACGTAGAGGAGGCGCTGGGCTCGCCGAGGATCGTCACTGTCGCCTCCATCTCGCAGGATTCCGACCCGGCCACGCCCACGACGTCTAACAACCTGGAGGAGGAGTTCGAGTAG
- the sp4 gene encoding transcription factor Sp4 isoform X1, which produces MSDQKKEVMATDGGKSGGGEKGNKGKSSSQDAQPSPLALLAATCSKIGGVGGEGQAGVQQQIIIDPSQGLVQLQNAPQQLELLPAQFTGNGWQIIAASPATATTTVTKDNTQAPGLAAIATGTSVVPVDATPGRKVKSAGVNNASVAQQQQQQFQIIQVQNMPNSTGGIQYQVIPHLQTADGQQIQINPSNPTTLSVQPEQIQLINAANNQAILATPPRATSANVVSQNVTNQAIPVQIRPSFPLQLQTIQGTQAPVVTTIPINIGGVTLALPVINNVAAGGGSVQLLQSNDMNVANGSQLITTSVESTSGTTSLTTSVGGDSISADATALTSVSMTSDAEGQKDIRAQGGDSDSQSTAQSNGLQVSEQQAQVQQFHIVSHPVLQQIQIQQPQQQTQAQAQQQPQQLVQGSIQLQPAQTLQPLQQNVQLQAFQNPAQVLIRAPTLTPTGQISWQTVQVQNAGMAQQLTLAPVASSPSGGAFTQIAPLAIGGTPITLNTAQLASGTGVQTVNIAGLGTAGVQVQGVPLTIAGVQGQQQGQEGVKVQPSPVTVTVGSLTNASLNAVSPDQLGQAQSPSEQEGQPSKRLRRVACSCPNCRDGEGRNNNDPSKKKQHVCHMEGCGKVYGKTSHLRAHLRWHTGERPFVCNWIFCGKRFTRSDELQRHRRTHTGEKRFECPECSKRFMRSDHLSKHIKTHQGKKGGAALAILTTEDMEDDVEEALGSPRIVTVASISQDSDPATPTTSNNLEEEFE; this is translated from the exons ATGAGTG ATCAAAAGAAAGAAGTCATGGCGACAGACGGGGGGAAATCAGGTGGAGGTGAAAAGGGCAATAAAGGAAAATCATCATCCCAG GATGCACAGCCATCTCCTCTCGCTCTGCTTGCAGCCACATGCAGTAAGATAGGCGGCGTGGGCGGGGAGGGGCAGGCCGGCGTGCAGCAGCAGATCATCATCGACCCCAGCCAGGGGTTAGTGCAGCTCCAGAACGCTCCTCAGCAGCTGGAGCTTCTCCCGGCTCAGTTCACAGGAAACGGCTGGCAGATCATCGCCGCTTCGCCTGCCACAGCTACTACAACCGTAACCAAGGACAACACGCAGGCCCCTGGCTTGGCCGCCATTGCAACCGGGACAAGCGTGGTCCCTGTTGACGCCACGCCCGGGCGAAAGGTTAAATCGGCCGGTGTGAACAATGCGTCAGTCgcacaacagcaacagcagcaattTCAGATCATCCAGGTCCAAAACATGCCCAATTCCACAGGAGGGATTCAGTATCAGGTGATCCCACACTTACAGACCGCTGACGGTCAGCAGATCCAGATAAACCCCAGCAACCCGACCACTTTAAGCGTCCAGCCTGAGCAGATTCAACTCATTAACGCCGCTAACAACCAAGCCATCCTGGCCACGCCTCCAAGAGCCACGTCAGCCAATGTAGTTTCCCAGAATGTCACAAATCAGGCCATCCCTGTGCAGATTCGCCCCTCATTTCCGCTCCAGCTGCAGACCATTCAGGGCACACAAGCCCCCGTGGTCACTACGATACCCATAAATATTGGCGGCGTCACTTTGGCTCTGCCCGTCATCAACAATGTAGCTGCAGGAGGAGGATCGGTGCAGCTGCTGCAGTCAAACGACATGAACGTAGCGAACGGCAGCCAGTTGATCACGACCAGCGTGGAATCTACTTCCGGGACCACCAGCTTGACCACATCAGTGGGCGGAGACTCCATCTCTGCAGACGCTACAGCCTTAACTTCAGTGTCCATGACATCTGATGCAGAGGGGCAAAAAGACATACGGGCCCAGGGGGGCGATTCTGACAGCCAGAGCACGGCTCAGTCCAATGGGCTGCAAGTGTCCGAGCAGCAGGCCCAGGTGCAGCAGTTCCACATCGTCAGCCACCCGGTGCTGCAGCAGATCCAGATCCAGCAGCCGCAGCAGCAGACGCAGGCACAGGCACAACAACAGCCCCAGCAGCTGGTCCAGGGCTCCATCCAGTTGCAACCGGCGCAGACGCTGCAGCCGCTACAGCAGAACGTACAGCTGCAGGCCTTCCAGAACCCGGCACAGGTCTTGATCCGGGCGCCCACGCTCACACCAACCGGCCAGATCAGCTGGCAGACGGTGCAGGTCCAGAACGCAGGTATGGCTCAGCAGCTCACACTGGCTCCGGTAGCCTCCAGTCCGAGCGGTGGCGCATTCACACAGATCGCTCCTCTCGCCATCGGAGGAACGCCCATCACGCTGAACACGGCCCAGCTGGCCTCCGGGACAGGCGTCCAGACGGTCAACATTGCAGGGCTGGGCACCGCGGGGGTCCAGGTGCAGGGTGTCCCACTCACCATCGCCGGGGTGCAGG GCCAGCAGCAGGGTCAGGAGGGGGTTAAAGTCCAGCCCAGCCCGGTGACCGTCACTGTGGGGAGCTTAACCAACGCCAGTCTGAACGCAGTGAGTCCGGACCAGCTGGGGCAGGCACAGAGTCCATCAGAGCAGGAAGGTCAGCCAAGCAAGAGGCTGCGCAGGGTGGCCTGCTCCTGCCCCAACTGCAGAGACGGAGAGGGCAG AAACAACAACGACCCATCGAAAAAGAAGCAACACGTGTGTCACATGGAGGGCTGCGGGAAAGTCTACGGCAAGACGTCCCACCTGCGAGCTCACCTGCGCTGGCACACCGGGGAGAGGCCCTTCGTCTGCAACTGGATCTTCTGTGGAAAACGCTTCACGAGGAGCGACGAGCTTCAGCGGCACCGCAGGACACACACGG GTGAGAAGAGATTCGAGTGTCCGGAATGTTCTAAGAGATTCATGAGGAGCGACCACCTGTCGAAGCACATCAAAACCCACCAGGGCAAAAAAGGAGGCGCTGCGCTGGCCATCCTCACCACCGAGGACATGGAGGACGACGTAGAGGAGGCGCTGGGCTCGCCGAGGATCGTCACTGTCGCCTCCATCTCGCAGGATTCCGACCCGGCCACGCCCACGACGTCTAACAACCTGGAGGAGGAGTTCGAGTAG